The following are from one region of the Rhipicephalus microplus isolate Deutch F79 chromosome 1, USDA_Rmic, whole genome shotgun sequence genome:
- the LOC142768897 gene encoding uncharacterized protein LOC142768897 codes for MPSGGPSYGSYCCVSWCFNNGRTHKKPGTSFFRVPRDGRMKAWMQYAGRDDLLSKPASLLYATYRVCSDHFTAQSFMDPGHTRLTRMAVPSVQPAAPCSLSVASCSDCDMAAEAALQGADELQFVLF; via the exons atgccgtccggcggtccaagctacggcagctactgctgtgtatcgtggtgcttcaacaatggcagaacccacaagaagcctgggacgagtttcttccgcgtaccacgggacggcag gatgaaagcatggatgcagtatgctggacgcgatgatctcctgagtaagccggccagcctattgtacgcaacgtacagggtttgtagcgaccattttactgctcaaagtttcatggaccctgggcacacaaggcttacaagaatggctgttcccagtgtgcaaccagctgcaccat gttctctgagcgtcgcttcatgtagtgactgtgacatggctgcagaagctgcactgcaaggtgcggatgagcttcagtttgtgttattttaa